The nucleotide sequence AGCAGAAGGTTGGATCGGGTGTTCGATGTAGAGGTCCAGCGTGTCCTGGACTATGTAGCGCACGGCATTGGTGTGCGCATCGTTGGGGTACCCGGCAGCGGCAAAAGCACGGTGGTGCGCAACGTCATCGCGAGCCTGGAGAAATCCGGAGCGATGGTCCATGTCATCGAAGGTCTCCGTACACACAGGAACATCCCCTTCTCGGCCATCAAGAGCCTTGGACTCGATCTGCGGCCAGGCCGCAGCGGGGTGTTGGATCTGGCTGATGTCCTTTCAAGTCACCTGGCCATGAGTGGCAAACATGTCCTGATCCTGGATGACATCCATTTCGTTGACGACGAATCCTTGGCTGTTCTTGAAGCTGTCCGTGGCCGTTCGAGCAGCCCGTTGATTGCCACGGCACCCGAGAACGTCACCTTCTCCGAGAGCCAACTGGCTGTCCTCAACCACGGGCGGGAAGCCGTCCTCCAGCTGGACCCTCTTCACTACGAGCAAGTCCACACCCTGCTCTCCCAAGTGCTGGGCGGATCAGCCGATGCTGACACGACAGCGCGGATTCTGACCAAGGCGGCCGGCAACCCTCGCCTCATCGTGAAGATCGCAGAGACCGCCTCACTGAGCGATCTGTTGGTCAGGCGTGGTGGGTTGTGGCGCATGACCGGTGAGACGCTTTGGAGCGATCATCTCCGCGGAACCATCGAGGGGTTGTTGGCGGAGCTCACCGCGGACGAGTTTACGGGGTTGAACACCATGGCCATTCTGGGTACGGCCCGTATCGATGTCCTCCAGAAGATCGTGCACCCCGACGTGCTGGATGCGCTCGAGCGCAAGGGCCTGCTGTCCGTCATGGACGATCACCACAACGGCGCCACGGCGGCGGTCAGCCCGCCTGTGGTCGCAGACTACTTCAACGGGCAGAAGTCCCTACGGGACAGGCACCTGCTGCGGAGCAGAATCGCTGGTGTGCTGGAGTCAACGCCAGCGGCTGCCGACACCTTCACCACCGCAGACTGCCTCTCCCGTGTGCTCGCCTCACTCCGCCGAGAGCGCAGCAGCGACGACGCCGTTACGGCCAGGCACTTTCATGAACACAGCACGGTCCGTGAGCGCGCCCGCTTTGAACGGTGGGAAGCCGAAAAGTCTGTCGCCAATGCGGCTGCACTGTTGCGCATCTATTGGGGCGCACCTGTGGATGTGAAGCGCGCCCAGCGCGTCTGCACGGAAACATCAACCCACGACGCAGACCCTTCGGACCTGCTGCTGTTCACCATCTCCAAGGCCCTCCTCGCCATCAACACGGGCAGGGGATTGAACTCGGCCGTTGGGATTCTGAAGAACTTGGGTGAAACACATCCAGGACTAAAATTTGGTGCGGACGCCGCCATTCTATTTTTCAGCGGATCCCACAGCCGCGTCCCCATGGCCCGACTTGAGTCGGGAACAGGCCAGGTGCCGGGGATCGGCAAGCTGATCGAGGGCCTTATGCATCTTTACCGCCTCAATCCGACCATGGCCCTGGAAGTCATCAAGGACACGAAAGACGACGAGACCTTCCCGCACCTACGGCCATTCATCACCGGCTTCTCCCTTTTTGCCAGTGGCAAGATCGACGAATCGCTGGTGTTCGCACTGGACTGGCGTGCCGAAGCCCGTAAGAACCTCGACCAGTTCGGAGTGGTCAGCAGCAGTTACATCGCGGTCCACGGGCTGCTCTACCGCGGCTACTTCGAGGAAGCCGAATACCTGATGAGCAGCGTGTTCGCGATGGGCCGGCCGGGCTTTGTGGTGGATGTACTTTACGACGCCATGCTGCGCCTTGCGGGCCTGCGGCACGCCACGTCTTCGGCGGCGCCGGAACTATCCATCGCCACTCAGGCGCGGACGGAAGTGCCCGACGTCGGTCCGTTGCCTGGTGTGGGTAAGGGGACTTACGCACTGGTCGCCGGCAGCAACACTCGGCCGGCGGGATTTGACCGCCGCGCCTTACAACTGATCAACCGGCAGCTGAAGAGCGGTTACGTACTGGAAGGAATGATGACGGCGCTGCTGTGCACCTGCCTGAGTCCGGCTCGCCCGGTGCTGGACCTGCTGAAAAGGATCCTCAGGGAAAGCAACATCACCGTTCATGAACAGTTCCTGGCCATCGCAACTGCTGTGGTGGAGGGAGACCACAAGACGCTCAGCAGTTTGTTGAAGCACTACGAACCGGACATCGACCTCTACCAGGTTGGCATGTTGCTCCAGGGCGGCCTCAAACGTCATGTTCTGGACGGCGACTCCGACACTGCGGAAGTCCTCGCGGGGGAGTCATCACTGTTCGCGGCCCGATTCCCGGCAGCCTTCGAACCGGTCTCCTTCATTGCGGTGAAGTCAATGCTCCTCACGGACAGGGAAACCGAAATAGCCTTGCTGGCCGGGTACCGCTCGAATGTGGAGATTGCTGAACAACTTGGAATCAGTGCCAGGACCGTGGAGAACCACATTTCCAACGCTCTGCGAAAGACCGGCGCAACTTCGCGCAATCGTCTCTTCATCCTGGCCAGAAATTCACTGCCGCCCGAGTGACACTGGATATGCTGTCAGCGTCCCTCCCATGGCACATACATAAGTGCCGTGGCAGATGCTGAAAGGGCTCTTGTGAACCAGCCACCCACGTTGGCCCGACGCCTAGGTACCTTCGACGCTTCCCTTATCGGCTTGGGATCCATGATCGGAGCCGGCGTCTTCGCGGCCTTCACCCCCGCAGCCGCAGCAGCCGGATCAGGCTTGTTGATCGGGCTGGTGGTGGCGGCATTCGTGGCCTTCTGCAACGCCACCTCCTCTGCGCAGCTCGCGGCGAGGTACCCCACTTCCGGGGGCACCTACATTTACGGTCGTGAACGGCTCGGCCAATGGCCCGGGTTCCTTGCCGGATGGGGGTTCGTCATCGGCAAAACGGCCAGTGCCGCCGCGATGGCAATGACCTTCGCCGCCTATGCCGCACCGCAGGGCTGGGAGCGGCCGGTGGCGATCGCCGCCGTCGTACTTCTGACCGCCGTGAACTATCACGGCGTGACCCGAACCGCGGGCCTTACCCGGGTGCTCGTGGTTGCCGTGCTGGGTGCCTTGGCGATCGCTATTGCAGCAGTCTGGGGTGGTTCCGGCCCGGACTTCGGGAACATTGTGGGGGAGGGGCTCCTGGCACACGGCTGGTACGGCGTCCTCCAGTCGGCCGGCCTGCTGTTCTTTGCGTTTGCCGGCTACGCCAGAATCGCAACCATGGGCGAGGAAGTACGTGACCCCCGGCGGACCATCCCCAGGGCAATTACCATCGCGCTGGGAATCACCATTGTCATCTACGCCGTCATTGCGATTACCTTGCTCGGAGTGCTCGGTCCGCAGGGGGTAGCCGGGACACCGACGCCACTGGCCGACGCCGTAGCGACAGGCTCGATGGCGTGGGCGGCTCCGGTGGTTCGAGTCGGCGCGGCCGTGGCCTCGTTGGGGGCGCTGCTGGCCTTGATTGCGGGCCTCGGACGCACCAGCCTGGCGATGGCCCGGGAACGTGACCTACCACCATGGCTGGCTGCCGTGCACCCCAAGTACAAGGTCCCGCATCGGGCAGAAACGGCCTTGGCCGTTGTGGTGTGCCTCGTGATCGCAGTGGCGGACCTCCGGGGCGCCATTGGGTTCTCGTCCTTCGGTGTGCTGCTCTACTACCTGGTGGCCAATGTGGCCGCGTACACCCAACCGCAGGAAGACCGCCGATATCCCAAGTTCCTTCAGGTGGCTGGCGCTGTGGCCTGCGTGGGTCTGGTGATGACGTTGCCGCCGCTCTCCGTGGGGCTTGGTGTGCTGATGTTCGCGGCGGGGATCATCTACCGCCTTTTGCGGCTCCGCCGAAACCGGACCTAAGTGTAATGAGGTCCGGCTGGGCACGACTCCACCGGGGGTAGTGGGGTGGAGCCGTGCCGTAGTGCCGCCTACGTCTGGAGCAGGTGGGGTTACCCGCAGGACACCGGGATCCCTGCTCCGGAGGCACAAAAGAACCATATGGCCGGATTTCCGGCCCTAGGTATCGAAACCCCGAAACTAGGTGGTCCTGGGCGCGGTTTAGTTCGCAAAGAGCATGAAATTAGGTGTTGGGTGTGGCCGCTCTAGGTGTTGGCACGTCGTCGGGCATTCCTGCGCTCAACGGATTCCATGAACGTGACAATGCTGGCGAGGGTCATGGCAAGGGAACACATCACCGCCAGCACTGCGGGAGTCTCCTGGAAGGGAACAACCAGCAACGGACTGAGCATCATGGCGTTGCCGAATCCGGACGCCGCAAACACTCCCGCTTTCAGCAGCAAACACCTCAACGGGTCCATTACCAAGGCGGCTACCGGCGCCACCACACCCAATGCCATGGTGAGCACAACCGCGGTAGCCCGCAGGTCCGCGGGATCAAGCACCTTCAGGCCTTCCGGGGGTGGAGCCATTCCCAGGAGGGTAGCCGACACCGCAGAACAGACAGCAACAATGCTCGTGAATATTCGAAGGGCTGCAGGGTAGAAGTGCGTAATCACTGGAAAATCCTCGTCGTTCGTCGGCCCTACCCCCGGCATAGGGGTAGTGCGACGAACTGCGGACCCATGACGCGAATTACCGCCGGCTAATCCTCCGGATGCGCCAACCGCTTCAACAGGGGGACTAGGTCACCGCCGGAAGCAGGTCCGAAGAAGTGGGCATCGGCGAGTTCAACGGCGGCAATGGCAAGCGGGGCCAGCTCTGCCCCCGCCGCTGTGACTCGCAGCCGCTTGGACCGCGTGTCCGCAGGGTCCACTTCGCGCTCGATGAGGCCCTTCTGTTCCAATGTGCGCAGAACCTGCGACGCCATCTTCACATCGGTGCCGGCCTGACGGGCTACGGCCAGCTGATTGGGATGGCCGCCCTCTTTGTTGAGCCACCAGGTGCACGCCAACAGGACGAACTGCACGTGGGTGATGCCGTGCGGGGCCAGGGCCGCCGCGACCTCACGTTGCCAACGAAGAGTCGCGTGCCACAACAGGAATCCTGGACTTTCGCCGGGGCTGAGCGGCATCAGAGCTGTGCGTGTTCGACGAGGGAAGCCATAGTCTCGGGCCAATCTGCCGTGATACCAGGTCCAATGCCGGGCCCGATATCGTCTGCCCCGGCGCCGGAGATCTCCATCCGGTAGGTAACCCGGACGCGGCCGCCGTCGAGCTTTTCGATGCGGTGGGTGGTGCGCAGCAGCAAGCCGTCGAATCGCGCTTCGTCAACGAAAAGCTCACCCGGCACCACCTCGGCGAGCTGCAGCGCGATGGCGTCCTCGCCCGGCGGTGTCATCAGGATGGTAGCGCCCTTAGCGAAGGGGCCGTCGATCTCGATCCGTTCGATCTCGGCGTTCCAGTCGCCCCAACTTTCGACGTCGGCCCACAGGCGCCAGATGTCCTGTTGTGCCGCGCCAGTCTCAACGGTGTGTTCGTAGTCCCACATGGCTGCCTCCTCTGGAAGATGATCTATGCACAGACTATCTGTGCATAGATCATCTTGTCCATGGAGCGCGAGGATTTACTTTTCGCAGCCGATGCCATCGTGGTCGTTGTCCAGGCCGTAGATGTCCGAACCGATCACAGTCACAGGGCCTCGGACGTATGAGGGACCGTTGCCTTTGCCGCCAGCGCAGTCGACGTCGGAGTCAATCGGCACACAGGCACCGGCATAGTTCGGGTCGCATTGGCTTTGTGCCGGCGCGACGGGAACCGCCTTGGGTGCCGCGTTCGCGGCTGCTTGGTCGGCTGCAGCTTTGTCGGCCGCGGCCTTCGCTGCAGCTGCCTGGTCGGCAGCCGCCTTGTCTGCGGCCGCCTTGTCCGCTGCTGCCTTTACCGCTGCGGCTTGGTCAGCTGCCGCCTTGTCTGCAGCTGCCTTATCCGCCACTGCCTTGGCCGAGGCGGCACGCTGGTCATTCAGTTCCTGTGCTGCGGCTGAATCCAACCACGTCAGTTTCCCGGCCTGATCAACGGCGCACACGTACGTCTCGCCTGCCAGAACCTGGGTCTTTTTCTCCGCAGAACAGGACGTTCCCGAGATCTTGCTGGGTGTTGGCGTGGGCTTTGGTGATGCGGTGGTGGCCGGCGACCCGCTGGAGCTGCTCACTGAGCTGGCAATTCCAATCGGTGCGCAGGCCGTCAACAGAATGAACAGTGACCCCATGGCCGCGATGCCAAGTGCTTTGGGCCGAGTACTCCGGCTGGATGCTGACTGTTTTTCGGCGCGCGAAAATTGTTTTTGCAACGTAATGCCCCCTTTTAGTGCGCCGATGCGATGGCGCGTGCTGCGACCATAACACCCGCCTTAAGGGCGAGAGCGAAAAAGTCGCATATTACGTGCCACATGGCTGAGCCTGCCCTGTGTAACCATGGGTGGATGCTTGGGGAGAACGAGACCATGGGAAAGGCTGGGTTTTTCCGTCTCTTGGCAGCGGACTTGCAGGCACTCGGGGCTGGACGGCAGCTCGTTGGCATCGACGGCGTGGATGGCAGTGGCAAATCAACCTTCGCCGAGGGGTTGTCGGAAGCGCTCACGTTGTCCCAGGCCCGTCCCGTCCTGATTATTCACGTCGATGATTTCCTCAATCTTCAGGAAGTCCGACACCGCCGGGGCCGGGCATCGCCCGAGGGATTCTGGCTGGATACATATGACTACGAGGCGCTTGAGAAGTACGTCCTCACCCCGCTCGGGAAGGGCGGCGACGGCGTGTATCGTCCGGCAGCTGCGGATGTCCGAAAGGATGTGCCGCTACACCCCGAACCCCGGAAGGCGCCGTCCGATGCGATCATCCTGGTGGAGGGAATGTTCCTCCACCGCGACCGGATGGCCGGCCACTGGGACTACTCCGTTTTCCTCGATGTTCCCTTCGCGGAAACGGCCAGGCGCATGTCTATCAGGGATGGCAGCAACCCGGACCCTGAACACCCCTCTATGCGCCGCTACGTTGGTGGGCAGCGGCTCTACTTTGAAGAGAGCCGGCCATGGACGCGCGCCTCACGGGTTGTCGACAACACTCTTCCCGAACAGCCGCGGCTGCTGTCTGCAACAGAGGCCGCACAGCGGCAGCGCTGATCAGCGGGCTACGCCCGCGCGTGCCGCTTCCGGTCGGCACCGCCGGTGGTGCCTTCCTCGTCGACAACCACTGACGCGCCCGTACCCAAGCCGCGCACCGTCCACCCGGCGCCCCGCCAGGCCTCTGCGTCCAGTACGTTTCGAGCGTCCAGCACCATCCGGCGTCGTACCAGTGAACCGGCAACAGAAGGCGACAACGCAACGTACTCGTCCCATTCGGTGAGCAGCAGCACCAGTTCGGCGCCATCGAGGGCGCGTTTGGTGGAGGCCTCGAAACGGATCTGCGGGTAGCGGATCCACGCGTTGTTGATGGCTTTGGGGTCGGTGACGGTGACGTGGGCGCCGGCGTCGGCGAGTTGCTGGGCGACGTCCAGGGCGGGGGAGTCGCGGATGTCGTCCGTGTCCGGTTTGAAGGCGGCGCCGAGGATCGTGACGGTGCGGCCGGACAGGAAACCGCGGCACATTTCGCGGGCCACCTCCACCGCGCGGGAACGCTGGTCCAGGTTCACTGAATCCACCAACGCCATCCACTCATCCA is from Paenarthrobacter nicotinovorans and encodes:
- a CDS encoding helix-turn-helix transcriptional regulator, with protein sequence MFDVEVQRVLDYVAHGIGVRIVGVPGSGKSTVVRNVIASLEKSGAMVHVIEGLRTHRNIPFSAIKSLGLDLRPGRSGVLDLADVLSSHLAMSGKHVLILDDIHFVDDESLAVLEAVRGRSSSPLIATAPENVTFSESQLAVLNHGREAVLQLDPLHYEQVHTLLSQVLGGSADADTTARILTKAAGNPRLIVKIAETASLSDLLVRRGGLWRMTGETLWSDHLRGTIEGLLAELTADEFTGLNTMAILGTARIDVLQKIVHPDVLDALERKGLLSVMDDHHNGATAAVSPPVVADYFNGQKSLRDRHLLRSRIAGVLESTPAAADTFTTADCLSRVLASLRRERSSDDAVTARHFHEHSTVRERARFERWEAEKSVANAAALLRIYWGAPVDVKRAQRVCTETSTHDADPSDLLLFTISKALLAINTGRGLNSAVGILKNLGETHPGLKFGADAAILFFSGSHSRVPMARLESGTGQVPGIGKLIEGLMHLYRLNPTMALEVIKDTKDDETFPHLRPFITGFSLFASGKIDESLVFALDWRAEARKNLDQFGVVSSSYIAVHGLLYRGYFEEAEYLMSSVFAMGRPGFVVDVLYDAMLRLAGLRHATSSAAPELSIATQARTEVPDVGPLPGVGKGTYALVAGSNTRPAGFDRRALQLINRQLKSGYVLEGMMTALLCTCLSPARPVLDLLKRILRESNITVHEQFLAIATAVVEGDHKTLSSLLKHYEPDIDLYQVGMLLQGGLKRHVLDGDSDTAEVLAGESSLFAARFPAAFEPVSFIAVKSMLLTDRETEIALLAGYRSNVEIAEQLGISARTVENHISNALRKTGATSRNRLFILARNSLPPE
- a CDS encoding APC family permease, whose protein sequence is MIGAGVFAAFTPAAAAAGSGLLIGLVVAAFVAFCNATSSAQLAARYPTSGGTYIYGRERLGQWPGFLAGWGFVIGKTASAAAMAMTFAAYAAPQGWERPVAIAAVVLLTAVNYHGVTRTAGLTRVLVVAVLGALAIAIAAVWGGSGPDFGNIVGEGLLAHGWYGVLQSAGLLFFAFAGYARIATMGEEVRDPRRTIPRAITIALGITIVIYAVIAITLLGVLGPQGVAGTPTPLADAVATGSMAWAAPVVRVGAAVASLGALLALIAGLGRTSLAMARERDLPPWLAAVHPKYKVPHRAETALAVVVCLVIAVADLRGAIGFSSFGVLLYYLVANVAAYTQPQEDRRYPKFLQVAGAVACVGLVMTLPPLSVGLGVLMFAAGIIYRLLRLRRNRT
- a CDS encoding MarR family winged helix-turn-helix transcriptional regulator — translated: MPLSPGESPGFLLWHATLRWQREVAAALAPHGITHVQFVLLACTWWLNKEGGHPNQLAVARQAGTDVKMASQVLRTLEQKGLIEREVDPADTRSKRLRVTAAGAELAPLAIAAVELADAHFFGPASGGDLVPLLKRLAHPED
- a CDS encoding nucleoside/nucleotide kinase family protein, with amino-acid sequence MLGENETMGKAGFFRLLAADLQALGAGRQLVGIDGVDGSGKSTFAEGLSEALTLSQARPVLIIHVDDFLNLQEVRHRRGRASPEGFWLDTYDYEALEKYVLTPLGKGGDGVYRPAAADVRKDVPLHPEPRKAPSDAIILVEGMFLHRDRMAGHWDYSVFLDVPFAETARRMSIRDGSNPDPEHPSMRRYVGGQRLYFEESRPWTRASRVVDNTLPEQPRLLSATEAAQRQR
- a CDS encoding SRPBCC family protein gives rise to the protein MWDYEHTVETGAAQQDIWRLWADVESWGDWNAEIERIEIDGPFAKGATILMTPPGEDAIALQLAEVVPGELFVDEARFDGLLLRTTHRIEKLDGGRVRVTYRMEISGAGADDIGPGIGPGITADWPETMASLVEHAQL